The Lipingzhangella halophila genome segment ACAGGACCAGCCGCCAGTCAGCGAGCAGCATCCCGAGAACCGCGAGCGTGACAAGCAGTAGGAGCGCGTATATCAGCAGGTCGGATGGTCGTTGTCGCATACGGGGCCTCTCGTTGGGGCGCCGCGGGAGGTGCCCCGCGGTCAGGGGTGGGTGTCCGCGCGAGGAGTGACGCCCTGTGTGCGGGCAACGGCCCCGGCGCCGGATCCGGAGCGCCGGCGCTCCAGTGGGGTTCCCGCGGCGGGAGACGGGGCCGGCCGGGGCGAGGAGCCGCGGCAACCGTGGCGGCGCCGGCCAAGTGGGGGCGCGGCGGCGGGTCGGGCAGTGCGGGGCGGTCGCCGAGCGCCCGGCGAGAGTGGGGTCGGGTCGGCGGCGGGACGTCGGTGCAGGATGCCGGGGGTCCGCCCGCGGGGCGGGAGGTCACTCGTTGTTCGCGCTCTCACGCGCAACGACGCTAGTGACCTGCGCCACCCTCAACAATGGAAGCGTGCACACACTTGCCCGTGCCGTATGTGGATCTGGCACATGCGCGCGGGCACGGGCGGTGTCTGACGTGTCGCGGCGCGGGCCGTGCCGGACCGGGCGGGGCTCGGCTGGGCCGGTTTCCGCGGGCGGGCCACCGGTGCGAAGCCGTGACCGCATCCGGACACCCGCGGAATAGCGCATCGGCCCTGACCGGCCCGCGTTTGCGCCGCGCAGTCCGCGGTTCAACGCCGCCGGCGTACCCGTCGCGCGCAAGGGCCGCGCTCCGCGGGCCTGGACGTCCGGTTGCCGCTCGGAGAGGATCACGAGAGCTAGTGCCCCGGCCTCTCTCGCGAGACCGCCGGTGTGTGGGGTGTGGCGGGGCCGCCGCTGGCGGGCCGGGTACTGTCCGGCGACCGAGCGGAGGAAGATGATCGTGAAGTTCGTCCGGTTTCTCGCGAACTTCTGGGTGCTGTTCGTGATCGTCGCCATGTCCTTCGTCTTCTACTACATCGGGCCCCTGCCACAGGAGGACCGGAGCGTCGCGATGTTCGACGCGCGCGTGAGTATCGGCACCTCCGGCGCGGTCCGGATGACCGAGACGATCAGCTACGACTTCGGCTCCGAGCCGGGCCACGGCCTTACCCGGACGCTGCCGTCCGAGGAAGAGATCGACGGCTACGGGTGGCGCGATCTGGGGCTCACCGACGTCACGGCGTCGGGCGCGGGCGACCTGCCAGTCGAGATCGAACCCGACGGGGACGAGACCCGGGTACGCGTCGGCGACTTCGACGGGGAGCCGGCGCTCACCGGTGAGCACCAGTTCGAGATCTCCTACACCTACGACCGGCTGGTCACCGAGGGCGAGGGGGGATCGCGGTACTACGCCGACATCATCGGCTCGGAGTGGGAGGTGCCCATCGAGCGAACCCGGGTGCGCGTGGACCTTCCGGAGGAGGCGTTCGACCCCGACCGCGAGTACGCGGTCACCGCGGAGTGCTATGCGGGTGAGGTCGGATCGCGAGACAACTGCGGTTCCGCCGACGAGGGCGCCCTACTCGCCGACGACCTGCCCCTGACCTATGGCCACGGCCCGCTTGAGCCGGGCCAGGCGTTGAGCGTGCGGATCCTGCTGGCCGAACCGAACGTGGTCTCCGCCGCGCCGGACCGGGACGGCGAGGGAGAGACCGGTTCGGAGAGCGGCTCGGTGAAGACGGGGCTTTTGGTGGGGAGCATCATTGTCGTCTTCTTTGTGGTCATGAGCGTGCTCGCCTGGCGCGCCGAGCGCAAGTACGGCTCCGCGGGCGGGGGGACCGGGAGCGGGTCCTCCGCGGGCGGTGGCGCCGGTGGCGCCGGTGGCGGCGGTGGCGGTGGCGCCGGCGGCGGGGGAGGTGGTGGCGGAGGAGGCGGCGGCTGACATGTCGGTCGCTCAGCCCGGATGGCGCCCCGCTAGCGGGGCGCGGGGGCCTGGAGCCGGGGTGGAACGGGCGCGGCTCACGGTTTGCGGAGCACGCCGCCGTACTCGAACATGTCCTTGCCCCCGGCAGACGCACTCACGTAGCGGTTGAGTTCGCCCGGAGCGGGCGGCGGTGGCGGTTGGGTGTGGCCGGGGCGCCAGTTGGCGATGCCGCCCGGGCCCGGCTCGACCGGTTCCAGACCCGTCAGCTCTCCGGACGGCGTCCGCGGCACCCCGTCGGTATCGTGCCTGTTCCACCGCACTTCAGGACTTCAGAGCGCGGGTGGGGCCATGCCGGATGCGGCCGTCGACGAGGCGCCGCGACCGGAGCCGGTCACTCTGGCGTGCTCGCGCGGGGGCCCGCTCGCCATCCCCGGCACAGCACGTAGGCGAGGACGGCGACGACCACCAGTAGGCCGTCCGCCACGGCGGCGTCGACGGCCCCGCTTACCTCCTCGCCGGGCCCGAGGACGCCGAGCGCGAACCCGCCGGCCGTTACCGCGAGGAGTAGCTTATTGACGATGACGATCTCCCACACCCAGCGATAACCCAGTGGGCGGTAGGCCAGCAGCGCGAAGAGCGCCGCGAAGACAAGGAAGCCGTACAGCCGCCAGGTCTCGGCCATGAGGCTGCCGGGCCCCGACGCGGTAACCCCCGGTAGGCCCGTGGCCGCGGCGGCGACCGCGCTGGCACACGCGCACCACATGAGGGCGCGCCCGGTCGTCATGCGCCACTTCGGTGGAGTGGCGAGGTACCGCCGCGCGGCACCCACAGGCTGGGATCGCATGGTCATCTCCCTGGCGATAGGTGGGGCGGGTGCTCAGGGCTTGCGCAGTACCCCGCCGTACTCGAACATGTCCTTGCCCCCGGCAGAGGCGCCCACGTAGCGGTTGAGTTCGCCCGGAGCGGGTGGGAGCGGTGGCTGGGTGGGGTCGGGGCGCCAGTTGACGATATCGCCCAGGCCCGGTTCGACCGGTTCCAGCTCCCGCAACCACCCGTCGAGAACATCGGGGGTGCGGGTTTTCCAGGGCACTCCTTGCTCGACGACTGCCGCGCTCATTTCCGCGGCGGCGACGGGATCCTCGGAGACCACGTGGGAGATCGCCAGGTAGCTGCCGGAGGCCGCGTGTTCCATCGGCCCCTGGATGGCGCGTCTGGCGCCCTCGTCGTCGGGGATGCAGTGCGGGATGGAGAACATCAGCA includes the following:
- a CDS encoding DUF2207 domain-containing protein, which translates into the protein MIVKFVRFLANFWVLFVIVAMSFVFYYIGPLPQEDRSVAMFDARVSIGTSGAVRMTETISYDFGSEPGHGLTRTLPSEEEIDGYGWRDLGLTDVTASGAGDLPVEIEPDGDETRVRVGDFDGEPALTGEHQFEISYTYDRLVTEGEGGSRYYADIIGSEWEVPIERTRVRVDLPEEAFDPDREYAVTAECYAGEVGSRDNCGSADEGALLADDLPLTYGHGPLEPGQALSVRILLAEPNVVSAAPDRDGEGETGSESGSVKTGLLVGSIIVVFFVVMSVLAWRAERKYGSAGGGTGSGSSAGGGAGGAGGGGGGGAGGGGGGGGGGGG